ACCTCTACCGGCCCTTCAAATACCCATACCTCAGAATACACAGTCGATATGTGGTAGGCGCATGCCGGAAGGAAGGTGGGTGTGGGCGCAGTCAGATTGCGTTCGAGCTACATCAACCATACCTGGGAGGCGGTTCAGTACCGGCTGAACGAGGAAGAGCGTAAAGGCCTGGAGGACCTGTTACGCTTCTACAGTCCGTTTGGCGTACTGCGCAAGGTGTTGAGCTACTTCGGCGCGGGCGGCAGCTCACCGATCTATGTTGGCCACGGTCAATACTATGACTTCGACGACGTCCTACGCAAGCTGACCGGCCTAACCGGTCTGCAAACCAACATCAGTAAGACCCTCTTCGCTGGCGGCAAGGGCGCCTCGCCCTGCGGCATGTTCGTCTCCAGCATCGCGGAGATGGTCGAGCGGATCCTGGGCGCTCTCGACTACTTCGCCAAGGCCGATACGCTGGTCTATGGCTCATACCGGCGGCTGAGCGAGCAAGGCTATCCCTGCCTCGGGCCCAAAGATCTGCCGCTCTTCGCGCCCGAGCAGTTCAACGACCCCGATCTGCTCTTCGAGCCGTTTACCGAGGATTCCGAGGTCAGCTGGATCGAGGGCAAACGCCTAATCAGCGGCAAGACGGTGTGAATGCCGGCGCAGCTGGTGACACTCTTCTACACACCCCGGCCTGACGAGGCCAAAATCGGCTACTCGACCACCAGCGGCCTGGCCAGCCACATCAGCGAGTGCGAGGCGCTCTTCCATGGCATCACCGAGCTTTTCGAGCGCGACGCGGTCAACCTGCGCTGGTACTGCAGAATCGCGCCGGAGCGCATCGAGTTCGACCATCCGCCGAAGGGGTCGACTTCGTCAAGGCCTACCGCAATGTGAGGGCATCACTGCTCACCCCGATCGTCGAGGCAGCGCACGCGTGCAACCTACGGGTCGCCGCCCACGTCGAAACAGCGACAGCGCGCGAAGCCTGTCAGGCCGGCGTCGACAGCCTCGAGCGGCTGGTCAACGCAATCGAGCCAGCATGGACGCCACGGCACGCACCGGAGCTGTACCCCGGCGCGGTCGGGCGGCTGCGTCGCTGGGCCTACGTCGACCTTGGCAGCGATCACGTCACCGACTTCGTCGACCTGGTCTGCGCGCAACAGGTAACGCTCGTACCAACGCTGCTCGCCTCTAGGCGCCGCGTGCTGCTGGATGAGGTCATCAACGAGCCGTATCTCGACTACATGGTCGCGGTGATGCCGTACCACCGCTTCTTCAAAGGAATGCGCAACGCCGTCGGCTACGCAATCGGGAAGCGCTTCTTGAATCGGCATATACCCTTCCCACACTTGGACAAGGCTGCCCAACACGAGATCGATCAGGGCTGGCAACGGCTACGCCAGCTCATGCGGCTGCTGCACCAGCGCGGCGCGCGGATGGTGCCCGGCAGCGACAGCCCAACGCCCTCGGTCGTCCCAGGCTTCGGACTACACCAGGAGCTGCGCGAGTGGGTCGCCTGCGGCATTCCGCCGCTTGCGGTGTTGGCGGCTGCCACGGCCCATGCCGCCGATTTCCTCGGTCTGGAGAGGGTTGGGCGCATCCGCCCCGGCGCAAGCGCCGACCTGCTGTTGGTCGACGGTGATCCCGACTGTGCGATCGAGGCGCTAGCAGCGCCAGACAACCAGGTCATCTGCCGCGGACAACGCATCGATCGCGCGGCGCTGAAGGCGGCAATTATGGCACGGGTCAAAGAGCTGGAATAACCCCTGCTCACTATCACTGGCTAGGCACAGCCGCAGGAGGTCAACATGAGCGAGGCGGTCATCGACGTCAACAACCTCCACAAGCGCTACGGAACGATTGTGGCGGTCGACGACATCAGCTTCAGCGTTGGTGCCGGAGAGATCTTCGGCATCGTTGGGCCCAACGGTGCCGGCAAGACCACAGTGGTTGAATGCATCGAGGGACTGCGTCGGCCCGATCGCGGCACCGTACGTGTGCTGGGACTCAACCCGATCCGCGACCGACGCCAGCTCTACCAGCAGGTTGGCGTGCAGCTCCAGGAGAACGGCGGCCTGCACCCACGGCAGAAGGTTGGCGAGGTGTTCCGGATTTTTGCCAGCCTCTACGCCGACCCGGAACCGATTGACACGATCATCGCCAAGTGTGGGCTGCGCGGCCGCGAGAACGACTACAACAGCAAGCTGTCGGGCGGCCAGAAGCGCCGGCTGCTGCTGGGCCTGGCGCTACTCTGCAAGCCAAAGCTGCTGATCCTGGACGAGCCGACCAGCGGACTCGATCCGCAGGCGCGCTACAACATCTGGCAACTGCTCAGCGAGTATCGCGAACGTGGCACCACGGTGCTGCTGACCACCCACTACCTGGATGAGGCCCAGGAGCACTGCGACACACTGTGCGTGATCGACCACGGCACCGTGATCGCGTTGGGCGCACCGCGTGCGTTGTTGCGCCAGCATCAGCTCGACGTCTGTGCCAAACTGCCGACCTCGGCGGACATCGACCTCGGCCAGCTTGCGCGCATGCCTTCGATCACGCGGGTTGAGCGCGTCAATGGACACGTGGTCATCTATGGCAGCGGCAACGACTTCGTGCAGACGGTCAGCCAGGTGGCGCAGCTCTACGGAATCTCACAGCATGCGATCGAGACCAGGCCGGCCAAGCTCGAGGATCTCTACCTGCTGCTCACCGGTCGGGCCTATCGACAGGAGGCATAGCGATGTCGGCACGAGCAACCTGGCAGCTCTTTTTGGGCGAAGTCAAACTCTTCCTGCGCGAGCCGTTTGCGCTCTTCTTTACCCTGGCATTTCCGGTGATTCTGCTGCTCCTCTTCGGCTCAGTCTACGGCAGCCTGCCGGTCGAAAACGGCTACCGCTTCATCGATGTGTATGTCCCGAGCCTCTTCGCGATGGTGCTAGCCAATCTGGGCCTCATGAACATCCCGATCACGCTAGCAGACTATCGCGAACAGGGTATCTTCAAGCGCTATCAGGTTACACCGCTGCCGGCCTGGGCGCTGCTGCTGATCCAGATCCTGGTCAACAGCGCGATGTTCCTGGTCTCGGCAGCGCTGGTGCTGGTCGTCGCCAGACTGCTGTTCGACCTGCGCTTCGGCGGCAACCTGCTGTTCATCCTCGTAGCGCTGTTGATCAGCATGGCAGCGCTCTTCGCCGGCGGCTTCGCCATCGGCGGGCTAACCCCGGGCGTGCGCACGGCGCAGACGGCGGGCTCGGCGATCTTCTTCGTCATGTTCTTCAGCTCGGGCGCGGCCATCCCGCGCGGCGAGTTTCCAGAGTGGCTGCGTAGGATCACCGACTACGTGCCGCTGACTCATGTCGTCGACACGCTCAGCGGGCTCTGGATCAACGAGCCGATCGGCAAGTACTGGCTCTCGCTCCTCATGCTGGCGCTGATCGCGGTGGCCGCCGGGGTGATTGCCAGTCGCACCTTCCGCTGGCAGGCCGGGTAGCCCCGCCGGTTGAGGCGGGGAGCAAGCCAGGGCAGCCGTCCTGACTGCCCTGCGCTCTGCTAGGATTGACCCCACCCCGGCTGCAAGGCTTCTATCGTCAAGAGCCAGCCGGCTGCGCCAGGGCAGGCGGCGCATCCCATGGCCGCCGCCGCTCTTCGGCGGCGCGGCGGTACGGCTGCAGATCGAAGTCGGGGCGTTGCGCGGCGATCAGCGCCAACAGCTCATCGATCAACGCCGCCATCTCGCGCACGGCGGCCGCCGGCGGCGCGGCCAGCACCTGCCGCAGACGCATCGCGCAGTCGCGCGGTTGGAGCGGCATCGCCGCCAGCGCCTGATCCAGCCACTTTAGGCCATCGGGCGTAGGCAGGTAGCACCGGTTGAGACCGAAGAGCGCCCACACCAGGCGCTGACCGGTCTCGACCAACACCTGCATCAACGCTAGGCGATCGTCGCGTTCGGCCAGCAGCACCGCGGAACGCCAGAAGCGCCCGAAATCAAGTCCTGCGCGCAGCATGGCCTCGCTCAGCGCGTCGGGGTAAGCCGCCTGTGCGCGCCAGGCGGCAATCAGCGCCTGGCCTTTGACCGGTTGCGCGCTGAACAGCGCTGCCAGGCGCACCTGGGCCAGCGGCGCGATCGCGCCGTGCGCGACGACCTGGCGTATGTATCCCTCCAACGTTGCCACCAGAAAGGTGCTGGTCGCGACTTCATAGCCGCCGATGCTCATCAGCTCGGCCCATTCCTCGTCGTCGGCGTCCAGCTCCAGCAGGTGCGCCCCGGCGCGCGCCACCGCGGCCTCGCGCTCGGCGCGCGTCGGTGGCCGATGGTAGTACACATCGATCTCGAGGTCCGACCAGCGATCGGCACAGCCGCGCCCGACCGAACCGGCGATCAGCACGGCGACGGCGTTGGGATCGGCGGCATAGGCGGCGGCGACGCGCCCGGCCAGCTCCCGCCGCCAGCCAAGGGCATCAGACAGCATACGGCTCCAGGCTGAAGCGGCGCGTGCGGCTAGTCATCGGCGTAGCGCTCCTCGCGCCAGGGATCGGCGTTGTTGTGGTAGCCGTAGCGCTCCCAGAAGCCGAGCTGATCCTGGCTCAGGAACTCGATGCCGCGTAGCCACTTGGCCGATTTCCAAAAATACTTCTTGGGCACCAGCGCGCGCAGCGGATAGCCATGTTCGGGATCGAGCTCGCGGCCCTCGTAGAGGTAGGCCAGCAGCGCGTCGTCCTCCAGCATCACCTCCAGCGGCACATTGGCGGTGAAGCCGTGCTCGCAGTGCCAGAGGATGTACTTTGCCGTTGGTTTCAACGGCGGAATATGCTTCAGAAACTCGCGAAACTGCACACCCGTCCAGGTGGTGTCGAGCTTGCTCCAGCGCGTGACGCAGTGGATATCGGTGGTGATCGTCACCGTAGGCAGGCTGCGAAACTCGCGGAACGAGAAGCGCACCGGCTGTTCGATCTCGCCCCACACGCGCAGATCCCACTCCGTTTCGACGTCGCGGTAGATCGGCACCGAGCCGTAGTGCAGCACGGGAAACTTTTCGGTGACGTATTGGCCAGGCGGCACGCGCGCAGCCAGCTCGGGCGGCGTGCGGTCGAAGTTCTTTTTGAAACGCTCGAACATGATCGTTGCTCCGCAGACACGCATCGTTGACGGTATGATATCCCCAATGCACGGCGCTCCGCCAGCGGGATCGCGGCACGCCGCCGGACGCCAAGTGCATTGGCTCTATCACGAAGCGCGCCACCGCCGGCTAGCGGGCCAGCACCGCCAGCAGGGCGTCGCGCGCCACACTGCGTTGCTCACCGGAGCGCAGGTCCTTGACCACTACCTCGCCGCGCGCCAGCTCATCGGGACCGAGCACCAAGGCATAGGGCACGCCCTTCTGGTCGGCCTCCTTGAACTGCTTGCCCAACTTCTCGGCCTGCAGCGCGGTGATGGTGGGAATGCCCGCGTTGCGCAGCTCACGCGCCAACTGCAAGGCAGCCGGCGTCGTCTCAGGGCTGAAGATCGTCACGAAGACGCGCGGCCCGCTCTCCAGCGGCGGCACGATGCCGAGCTCGGTCATCACGATCTGCAGGCGCTCGATGCCGAAGGCAGTGCCGACGGTGGGCACGTCGCGCCCGGCAAAGCTGCCGATCAGCTTGTCGTAGCGGCCACCGCCCAGCAGCGAACCGATCGGCGGCTGTTCGATCACGGCTTCAAAGACGATGCCGGTGTAGTAGGACAGGCCGCGCGCCAGGCGCGGCGCGACTGCGATCGCGCTCTGGTCCACGCCCATCAGGTCGAGCAGGCGCACTACCTCGGCCACGTCCTCCACCGCGGCCAGACCACGCGCATCGTCGCTCAGGACGGCGCGCATCGCCGCCAGCACCTCCGCGGCAGCGCCCTCGATGGCGATAAAGGCGAGCACCTGTTCGGCCGCCGCCTCACTCACCCCCTGGCGCAGCAGCTCGTCGCGCACGCCGCCCGCGCCGATCTTGTCGAACTTGTCGATGGCGCGATACACGCCGGCGGCCTGCGCCTCGGCCACGCCCGCCACGCGCGCCAGCGCCGTCAGCACCTCGCGATGGTTGAGCAGCACGCGCGCGCCGCGAAAGCCCAGCGCCTGCAGCGCATCGACGATCAGCGCCACCACCTCGGCATCCGCCAGCCGCGAATCGACGCCGACGATGTCGATGTCGAACTGGTAGAACTCGCGGTAGCGTCCGCGCTGCTGCCGCTCGCCGCGATAGGACGGCCCATAGGCATAGCGCCGGAAGGGAAACACAATCTCGTTGGGGTATTGGCCCACCACGCGCGCCAGCGAGACGGTCTGATCATAGCGCAGCGCCAGCCGATCCTCACCGTACTGCAAGCGGTAGATCAGCTTCTCGTCGTCGCCGATCTTGCCGGCCAGAGTCGCCTCATACTCGACGATCGGCGTCTGCATCGGCTCGAAGCCGTAGCGCTCGGCCACCTCGGTCAGCGTGCGCACGATGTACTGCCGCAGCCGCATCTCGCGCGGCAGGTAGTCCTTCATGCCTTTATAGGTTTGCGCCTTGGGCGCCATGCAACACTCCTCAGGATTTAAGGTTGCGGATATCGTAGCCCAGCCAGCGTAGGCTGGCGGGATCGCGCCGCCAGTCCTTGCGCACTTTGACCCACAGGTCGAGATAGACCGGCTGCTCCAGCAGGCGTTCGATCTCGAAGCGCGCCGCCGCGCCGATCTTTTTGAGCATGCGGCCATGCTCGCCGATGACGATCGCCTTGTGGCTTTCGCGCTCGACGTTGACCGTAGCGCGAATGTAGAGCCGCGCACCGCGCTGCTCCCACTCTTCGATCTCGATCGCCACGCCGTGCGGCACCTCCTCCTGGGTATTGAGCAGCACCTTTTCGCGGATCAGCTCGGCCACCTGCTCACGCAGCGAGAGATCGGTGACCTGGTCCACCGGAAAGAGGCGCGGCCCCAGCGGCAGCCGCTTGACGATCTCTTCCAGCAGCGTGCCCAGGCCCTCGCCGGTCAGCGCCGAGACGGCAACCTCCCATTCCCACGGCCCCAGGGCGCGATACTGCTGCAGATAGACATCGGCGCGGCGCGCGCGATCGATCTTGTTCAGCACCAGGATCGTCGGCTTACGCGCGCGCTTGACCAGCTCGGCGATGCGCTCGTCGAGCGGACCCGGCGGTACGGAGGCATCTACCATGAAGCACAGCACATCCGAGTCGGGGATCGCGCGCCGCGCCGCCTGCACCATGAACTCGCCCAGGCCCGACTTGGGTTCGTGCAGCCCGGGGGTATCCACAAAGATCACCTGCGCATCGTCGCGGTTGAGAATGCCGCGCACCGGCAGGCGCGTGGTTTGCGGCTTGGGCGAGACGATCGATACCTTGCGGCCCAGGTAGGCGTTGAGCAGCGTCGATTTGCCGACGTTGGGCCGGCCCAGCAATGCCACAAAGCCAACGCGCACCGGCTGTGCCTGCTCTGGCATGGCCGCTGGCGCCTCCGGCGCGGGTGTGGGCAGCGGCGCACGCTCCTGCGCCGGCTCCTCAGCCGACGGCTCTTCGTCGCCGCCGTAGATCTCCACCAGAAACGGCTCGATATGCGCCAGGCGCTCGCCAATGGCGAACTCCGGCTCGGCGATCACCTCCACGCCCAGCGCGGCGCCGCTGCGCGCCAAGTCGAAGATCGCCGGGTAGGGCAGCGGTGCGGCGCTGGCCTGTTCGTCGGCGAAGCGGATCGTCAGGTCGCCCTGCTCGTCCAGCTCGGCCTGGGGATGGGCCAGGGCGTAGCGCAGCGCTTCGGCCAGCAACACACCACCGGTCTCGAAGCGCAGCCCGCTGATCTGGCCGGCGGCATCCAGCAGAAAGGAACCGCTGCACTCGATCTGCGTGGCATCCTCGCCCTCCTGGATCTCGGCGAAATAGCAGTACAGTGCGCGCGCATCGCGATCAAACGTCACTTCGATCATGGTCAATCCTTTGCTGCATGCCGGCGGACCGGCGCTGCTGAAGCGGTCGGCTCATGGCGCGGGCGACGGCTGCGGCACGGCTACCGCCGGACACGTACCGGCACGGGCATGGACGGTCACCTGTTGGAAGCCGAGCGCCCGCAGCAGACTCTCCATGCTGCGGCGCCCCTCCTCAGCGGCGCGCTCGAGCAGGCCGGTCTCGCAGGCGCGCTCCAGGATGCGCTGCTCGGCCACGCGCCGTGCCTCGCTCTCCAGGTCGGGATTGCCGCTGGTAAACAAGCCGGTCTCGCGCTCGTACACCTGCGTGCGCTGGTTGTCCAGGCGGCTGACCAGCACCTCGCTGGGCGGCAGGCTGATGGTGACTGCGCTGCCGTCGGGACTAACCACAATATCGCCGTCCTCCAGCTTCGACATATCAAACCCGGCGATCACCTCACCGCTAGCGATCAGGATCAGGCGATCGCCGCGCAGGAAGTTGTAGAGCGCGCCGCCCTGCTGACCGGCGGTGATCACCTGATCGTAGACACCGACCGCTGTTTCCCAGCGATCCAGCGCGCGCAACTCGCGCAGCACGGTCGGTCGGTCGGCGTTGATCGTTGTCGGCGCGGGCGCGAGCGGATTGGACAGGCCAACGTCGCGGAACGGATTGAGCTGCGTAATGCTGCGATTCAGGCCAAAATAGACCAGCCCGGCCAGCGCCGCCAGCGCGATCAGCACCAGCAGCACGCTCGGCAAACAACTGCCGCGCGGGGGATCATCATCAAAGTACATGCCTCGGCACTCCCTCAGCGATCATGCGGCGCAACGCTTCGGCGCGCCGTTTATCAAAAGCAGGCGCACCATCCACGGCCGTTCGGCGCGGGATCGGCGCCCTATTGCTGCTTAAGCCACGTACGTTATGGACGCAGTCCACCTTGTTGCCGTTGGCATTATAGCATGCCGGGCCTTTGCCCTCCCGTGAGGCGTATGCTATACTACACTACGGCCCGCCGGGGCCAGCACACACACCTCCCGACCGGGCGGTCTCTGCCGGCGTACAGCTTCGGTCGCCGTTTGGGATGACGGAGGTGGCGGAATCAAGAGCACAAGGAGGCATACGTGACCACCGCACCGGCAACCACACCGGAGCAGTCCACGCCCATCGTCTCGATGCGCGAACTGCTGGAAGCGGGCGTGCACTTCGGGCACCAGACGCGTCGCTGGAACCCGCGCATGCGCCCGTACATCTTCACCGAACGCAACGGCATTCACATCATCGACCTGCAGCAGACCATTCCGGCGATTCAGGCGGCCTACGACTTCATCGCCGAGCTGACCGAGCGTGGTCAGAAGGTGCTGTTTGTGGGTACCAAGAAGCAGGCGCAGAGCATCATCGCCGAGGAAGCAACGCGCGCCAACCAGTTCTACGTCGCCAACCGCTGGCTGGGCGGCACGCTGACCAATTTCCGCACCATCCGCGAGCGGCTCAACTATCTGGCCGAGCTGGAGGCGCGGCGCGACCGCGGCGACTTCGCCAAACTGACCAAGGCCGAGGGTCTGCGGCTAGAGGATGAGATCGCCAAGCTGAACCGCACGTTTGGCGGCATCAAGACCATGGATCGGCTGCCGGGCGCGCTGTTCGTGGTCGATCCCGATCGCGAAGCGCTGGCGGTCAACGAAGCCCGCAAGCTGGGCATTCCGATCGTGGCGATGGTTGACACCAACTGCGATCCCGATCTGATAGACCTGGTCATTCCGGCCAACGACGATGCGATTCGCGGCATTCGGCTGATCGTCTCCAAGATGGCCGACGCCGCGATCGAGGGGCAACAGCGGCGACAGGCGCGCTACGAGGGCGCGGCCACGGTCTAAGCAACCGTTCCACGACCGGAAGACAGGAAGACGGGCGGTGGTCCGAACCGGGCTTCCGGGTCTTCCGGTTTTTATGTCAGGCAGATCGTCCGAGCGGCGGGCGCAGCCGCGCCGGCACCGGCGCCGGCGTCCGTCCTCAGACGACACGATCGCACCAAACATCACGCAAAGGAGTACAGGAACCATGTCGGTATCAATGGATCAGGTGCGCGAACTGCGCGAGCGGACGGGCGCCGGCATCCTCGAAGCCAAAAAGGTGCTCGAAGAAGTCGGCGGCGACATGAAGAAGGCCATCGAGATCATGCGCGAGCGCGGCCTGAAAATTGCTGACAAGAAAGCGGGACGCGAAACGCGCGAAGGACGCATCGACGTCTACGTGCACGCCAACAATCGGCTGGCGGCGATGGTCGAGGTCAACTGCGAGACCGACTTTGTCGCGCGCAACGACGAATTCATCAAGCTGGTCAAGGACATCGCGCTGCACATTGCCAGCAACCCCGACGTCAAGTACGTCCGTCGCGAGGATGTTCCCGCTGGCGAGGCCGAAGCCTATGATGCGGGCACGCCCGACGAGTACTACCAGAAGACCGTGTTGCTGGAGCAACCGTTTGTGCGCGATCCCAGCCAGACGATCGCCGACCTGGTGCGCACTGCCATCGCCCGCACCGGCGAGAACATCGTGGTGCGTCGCTTTGTCCGCTACGAACTGGGAGCCTAACCCTGTCACGCCGTGACGCTCCACGGGCGGTCACGGCGTTTCTTCATATCACGACTATTTTGTATGGCTGATCTCAAATATCGACGCGTCCTGTTGAAGCTAAGTGGCGAGGCGCTGGCCGGCGAGCGCGGCTTTGGCGTGGATGCCGGCGTCGTCCAGTATATCGCCCGAGAGATCGAGGAGATGCGCGAGCTGGGTGCGGAAGTGGCCGTGGTGATTGGCGGCGGCAACTTCTGGCGCGGCGGCGCGGCGATCGCCCAGGGTATGGATGCGCCCCAGGCGCACTACGCCGGCATGCTGGCGACGATCATCAACGCGCTGGCGCTGCAGGACGCGTTGGAACAGCATGGCCTCCACACGCGCGCGATGACGGCGATCCAGATGAATGAAGTGGCCGAGCCCTACATTCGCCGGCGCGCCATCCGCCACCTGGAAAAAGGACGGGTGGTGCTGCTGGCCGCCGGCACGGGCAATCCCTACTTCACCACCGACACCGCCGCGGCGCTGCGTGCGGCCGAGCTGGGCGCCGATGCGATCCTGATGGCGAAAAACCGCGTTGATGGCGTCTACAGCGCCGATCCACGGCACAACCCGACGGCGGTCAAGTTTGATCAGCTCAGCTATCTGGAGGCCATCAACCGCGGCCTGCAGGTGATGGACAGCACGGCGCTGACCTTCTGCATGGACAACAACCTGCCGATCATCGTGTTCGATCTGTTTACTCCGGGCAACGCAGCCCGCATTCTACGCGGCGACCACGTCGGCACGTTGATCACCGGGGAAAGCGCTACGGCCACCCCGGCGGCAGCAACGGATCTGACGGGATGCTGAAGAGGAGTGTCTGCGATGATCAATGATACGCTCAAGCAGGCCGAAACCCGCATGAAAAAAGCAGCCGACGATCTCAAGCACACCCTGAGCGGGA
This is a stretch of genomic DNA from Kallotenue papyrolyticum. It encodes these proteins:
- a CDS encoding amidohydrolase family protein, giving the protein MRASLLTPIVEAAHACNLRVAAHVETATAREACQAGVDSLERLVNAIEPAWTPRHAPELYPGAVGRLRRWAYVDLGSDHVTDFVDLVCAQQVTLVPTLLASRRRVLLDEVINEPYLDYMVAVMPYHRFFKGMRNAVGYAIGKRFLNRHIPFPHLDKAAQHEIDQGWQRLRQLMRLLHQRGARMVPGSDSPTPSVVPGFGLHQELREWVACGIPPLAVLAAATAHAADFLGLERVGRIRPGASADLLLVDGDPDCAIEALAAPDNQVICRGQRIDRAALKAAIMARVKELE
- the pyrH gene encoding UMP kinase; its protein translation is MADLKYRRVLLKLSGEALAGERGFGVDAGVVQYIAREIEEMRELGAEVAVVIGGGNFWRGGAAIAQGMDAPQAHYAGMLATIINALALQDALEQHGLHTRAMTAIQMNEVAEPYIRRRAIRHLEKGRVVLLAAGTGNPYFTTDTAAALRAAELGADAILMAKNRVDGVYSADPRHNPTAVKFDQLSYLEAINRGLQVMDSTALTFCMDNNLPIIVFDLFTPGNAARILRGDHVGTLITGESATATPAAATDLTGC
- the era gene encoding GTPase Era; the protein is MIEVTFDRDARALYCYFAEIQEGEDATQIECSGSFLLDAAGQISGLRFETGGVLLAEALRYALAHPQAELDEQGDLTIRFADEQASAAPLPYPAIFDLARSGAALGVEVIAEPEFAIGERLAHIEPFLVEIYGGDEEPSAEEPAQERAPLPTPAPEAPAAMPEQAQPVRVGFVALLGRPNVGKSTLLNAYLGRKVSIVSPKPQTTRLPVRGILNRDDAQVIFVDTPGLHEPKSGLGEFMVQAARRAIPDSDVLCFMVDASVPPGPLDERIAELVKRARKPTILVLNKIDRARRADVYLQQYRALGPWEWEVAVSALTGEGLGTLLEEIVKRLPLGPRLFPVDQVTDLSLREQVAELIREKVLLNTQEEVPHGVAIEIEEWEQRGARLYIRATVNVERESHKAIVIGEHGRMLKKIGAAARFEIERLLEQPVYLDLWVKVRKDWRRDPASLRWLGYDIRNLKS
- the hisS gene encoding histidine--tRNA ligase, encoding MAPKAQTYKGMKDYLPREMRLRQYIVRTLTEVAERYGFEPMQTPIVEYEATLAGKIGDDEKLIYRLQYGEDRLALRYDQTVSLARVVGQYPNEIVFPFRRYAYGPSYRGERQQRGRYREFYQFDIDIVGVDSRLADAEVVALIVDALQALGFRGARVLLNHREVLTALARVAGVAEAQAAGVYRAIDKFDKIGAGGVRDELLRQGVSEAAAEQVLAFIAIEGAAAEVLAAMRAVLSDDARGLAAVEDVAEVVRLLDLMGVDQSAIAVAPRLARGLSYYTGIVFEAVIEQPPIGSLLGGGRYDKLIGSFAGRDVPTVGTAFGIERLQIVMTELGIVPPLESGPRVFVTIFSPETTPAALQLARELRNAGIPTITALQAEKLGKQFKEADQKGVPYALVLGPDELARGEVVVKDLRSGEQRSVARDALLAVLAR
- the rpsB gene encoding 30S ribosomal protein S2 → MRELLEAGVHFGHQTRRWNPRMRPYIFTERNGIHIIDLQQTIPAIQAAYDFIAELTERGQKVLFVGTKKQAQSIIAEEATRANQFYVANRWLGGTLTNFRTIRERLNYLAELEARRDRGDFAKLTKAEGLRLEDEIAKLNRTFGGIKTMDRLPGALFVVDPDREALAVNEARKLGIPIVAMVDTNCDPDLIDLVIPANDDAIRGIRLIVSKMADAAIEGQQRRQARYEGAATV
- a CDS encoding DUF4230 domain-containing protein — translated: MYFDDDPPRGSCLPSVLLVLIALAALAGLVYFGLNRSITQLNPFRDVGLSNPLAPAPTTINADRPTVLRELRALDRWETAVGVYDQVITAGQQGGALYNFLRGDRLILIASGEVIAGFDMSKLEDGDIVVSPDGSAVTISLPPSEVLVSRLDNQRTQVYERETGLFTSGNPDLESEARRVAEQRILERACETGLLERAAEEGRRSMESLLRALGFQQVTVHARAGTCPAVAVPQPSPAP
- the tsf gene encoding translation elongation factor Ts, coding for MSVSMDQVRELRERTGAGILEAKKVLEEVGGDMKKAIEIMRERGLKIADKKAGRETREGRIDVYVHANNRLAAMVEVNCETDFVARNDEFIKLVKDIALHIASNPDVKYVRREDVPAGEAEAYDAGTPDEYYQKTVLLEQPFVRDPSQTIADLVRTAIARTGENIVVRRFVRYELGA
- a CDS encoding ABC transporter permease; translation: MSARATWQLFLGEVKLFLREPFALFFTLAFPVILLLLFGSVYGSLPVENGYRFIDVYVPSLFAMVLANLGLMNIPITLADYREQGIFKRYQVTPLPAWALLLIQILVNSAMFLVSAALVLVVARLLFDLRFGGNLLFILVALLISMAALFAGGFAIGGLTPGVRTAQTAGSAIFFVMFFSSGAAIPRGEFPEWLRRITDYVPLTHVVDTLSGLWINEPIGKYWLSLLMLALIAVAAGVIASRTFRWQAG
- a CDS encoding sulfite oxidase-like oxidoreductase translates to MFERFKKNFDRTPPELAARVPPGQYVTEKFPVLHYGSVPIYRDVETEWDLRVWGEIEQPVRFSFREFRSLPTVTITTDIHCVTRWSKLDTTWTGVQFREFLKHIPPLKPTAKYILWHCEHGFTANVPLEVMLEDDALLAYLYEGRELDPEHGYPLRALVPKKYFWKSAKWLRGIEFLSQDQLGFWERYGYHNNADPWREERYADD
- a CDS encoding ABC transporter ATP-binding protein, with translation MSEAVIDVNNLHKRYGTIVAVDDISFSVGAGEIFGIVGPNGAGKTTVVECIEGLRRPDRGTVRVLGLNPIRDRRQLYQQVGVQLQENGGLHPRQKVGEVFRIFASLYADPEPIDTIIAKCGLRGRENDYNSKLSGGQKRRLLLGLALLCKPKLLILDEPTSGLDPQARYNIWQLLSEYRERGTTVLLTTHYLDEAQEHCDTLCVIDHGTVIALGAPRALLRQHQLDVCAKLPTSADIDLGQLARMPSITRVERVNGHVVIYGSGNDFVQTVSQVAQLYGISQHAIETRPAKLEDLYLLLTGRAYRQEA